The following proteins are co-located in the Rippkaea orientalis PCC 8801 genome:
- a CDS encoding zinc ribbon domain-containing protein → MVYACELGNSQTVYLNNQGNQTTITVASVGVGQQQQSSTSFLTGQWLSPPQLYRTGNGVILKITTATGESYIQLQGNNISLMGRTPGLGNAQQMQIHQVTNIPNTMPSMQPMEPMQPMQAIKMGDMQMNMNPMEMRMGNMQMKMGEHPQPSPQFCSQCGAKVQGGDRFCSSCGHRLI, encoded by the coding sequence ATGGTTTATGCTTGTGAACTCGGAAATAGCCAGACAGTTTATCTGAATAACCAAGGGAATCAAACTACTATTACCGTTGCAAGTGTTGGAGTGGGACAACAACAACAATCTAGCACCTCTTTCTTAACGGGACAATGGCTATCTCCTCCTCAACTCTATCGGACTGGAAATGGCGTTATCCTCAAAATTACTACTGCTACAGGGGAATCCTATATTCAACTACAAGGAAACAACATTAGTTTGATGGGAAGAACTCCAGGGTTAGGAAATGCTCAACAGATGCAAATTCATCAAGTAACCAATATTCCTAATACTATGCCATCAATGCAACCCATGGAACCGATGCAACCCATGCAAGCGATCAAAATGGGGGATATGCAGATGAACATGAACCCGATGGAGATGCGGATGGGAAATATGCAAATGAAAATGGGAGAACATCCCCAACCATCCCCACAATTTTGCAGTCAATGCGGGGCAAAAGTTCAAGGGGGCGATCGCTTTTGTTCGAGTTGCGGCCATCGTCTAATCTAA
- a CDS encoding DUF29 domain-containing protein, whose translation MSQIPIKETYSLYETDYPLWLEKQAIALKNRDINALDWDNLLGEIESLGNEQIHAVNNLLKQIIIHRLKLDYSSEIYSRHHWKCEINSFIDTLEDKLTNSIRNKIDLEKPYSRARRTVLENYNLDLPKECPYALDELMTYLDTKIDRN comes from the coding sequence ATGAGTCAGATCCCTATTAAAGAGACTTATTCTTTATATGAAACCGACTATCCTTTGTGGCTAGAAAAACAAGCTATCGCTCTTAAAAACCGTGATATTAATGCTTTAGACTGGGATAATTTATTAGGGGAAATAGAGTCCTTGGGTAACGAACAGATTCACGCAGTTAATAATCTTTTAAAGCAAATTATTATCCATCGTTTAAAACTTGATTATTCCTCTGAGATTTATTCGAGACACCATTGGAAGTGTGAAATTAATAGCTTTATTGATACTCTTGAAGATAAATTAACCAATTCTATTCGCAATAAAATTGACCTAGAAAAGCCTTACTCTAGAGCTAGACGGACAGTTTTAGAGAACTACAATCTTGATTTGCCTAAAGAATGCCCCTATGCTCTTGATGAATTAATGACCTATCTTGATACAAAAATTGATCGAAACTAA
- a CDS encoding XisI protein, whose protein sequence is MEKLEKYRELVKKIIDQYEQYKPKYGQIEVQKIFDKERDHYQLMNVGWHGNRRLRGCVLQIDLKNDKIWIQHDGTEIGVANELVEWGVPKEDIVLAYYAPHQRQYTGFAIE, encoded by the coding sequence ATGGAAAAATTAGAAAAATATCGAGAATTAGTCAAAAAAATAATCGATCAATATGAACAATATAAACCTAAATATGGACAGATTGAAGTCCAAAAAATATTTGATAAAGAAAGAGATCACTATCAATTAATGAATGTCGGTTGGCACGGAAATCGACGTTTAAGAGGTTGCGTCCTGCAAATTGATCTCAAAAATGACAAAATTTGGATACAACATGATGGCACAGAAATTGGTGTTGCTAATGAATTGGTAGAATGGGGTGTTCCCAAAGAAGATATCGTTTTAGCTTATTATGCTCCCCACCAACGACAATATACAGGATTTGCCATTGAATAA
- a CDS encoding XisH family protein, whose protein sequence is MPAKDIFHDTVKKALVKDGWKITDDPLYLDYGGVDMYVDLGVEKIIAAEKNKQKIAVEIKTFNRPSLIAEFHTALGQFLNYRLVLENIEPERELDLAVTEDIYETFFTLVFTQKSVAKYQIKLIVYDVNQEVIKQWKN, encoded by the coding sequence ATGCCAGCTAAAGATATCTTTCATGATACGGTTAAAAAAGCCCTAGTCAAAGACGGTTGGAAAATTACTGATGATCCTCTATATCTTGATTATGGAGGTGTTGATATGTATGTTGACTTAGGAGTAGAAAAAATTATTGCTGCTGAAAAAAATAAACAAAAAATTGCTGTAGAAATTAAAACGTTTAATCGTCCTTCTTTAATTGCTGAATTTCATACAGCCCTCGGACAATTTTTAAACTATCGTCTTGTCTTAGAAAATATTGAACCAGAAAGGGAGCTTGACTTGGCAGTTACTGAAGATATTTATGAAACTTTCTTTACCCTTGTTTTCACACAAAAATCAGTAGCAAAATACCAAATCAAACTTATTGTTTATGATGTCAATCAAGAGGTAATTAAACAATGGAAAAATTAG
- a CDS encoding PEP-CTERM sorting domain-containing protein, which produces MPMLDFKPAALGAALMGTVVTLTLSSTSAEAAIIGGSQLDITGTFARTNSGTVLDFDGSGAGEVEGTTGTFVSYIDTDAFLSNITLSFVSSSGGVTYYSATAVNPFVTLTNNTPTTTDDIIFTVNNPFTIQDFGALGFVFPEFTGTFSDFSGNILGTGTVTFNGRANGSYSATITAVPEPLTMLGAGAAVAFGGAFKRKLNKKDKKGSTKA; this is translated from the coding sequence ATGCCTATGTTAGATTTTAAACCGGCTGCTTTAGGTGCAGCGTTAATGGGAACTGTTGTGACCCTAACTTTAAGTAGTACTTCGGCTGAAGCGGCTATTATTGGTGGTTCTCAACTCGATATAACTGGGACTTTTGCCCGCACTAATAGTGGAACTGTTCTTGATTTTGATGGCAGTGGTGCTGGGGAGGTTGAGGGTACTACCGGTACCTTCGTGAGCTATATTGATACTGACGCATTTTTGAGCAATATTACACTCTCTTTTGTTTCTTCCTCTGGGGGTGTGACTTACTATAGTGCTACGGCAGTAAATCCTTTTGTTACTCTTACTAACAACACCCCAACTACTACTGATGACATCATTTTTACAGTCAATAATCCATTCACTATTCAGGATTTCGGAGCTTTAGGCTTCGTTTTCCCAGAATTCACAGGTACTTTCTCTGATTTTAGTGGAAATATACTTGGAACAGGTACAGTGACTTTTAATGGTCGCGCTAATGGAAGTTACTCTGCAACAATTACTGCTGTACCCGAACCCCTCACCATGTTAGGTGCTGGTGCTGCGGTTGCTTTTGGTGGTGCATTCAAACGCAAACTTAACAAAAAAGACAAAAAAGGATCTACCAAAGCCTAG
- the tnpB gene encoding IS200/IS605 family element RNA-guided endonuclease TnpB, with amino-acid sequence MGNKTYRFRLYPNQEQQQFLAKCFGCSRFVYNYFLRLTTDIYTDCQKSLRYKEWAKLLTSLKKEFEWLNEVNSQALQQTLKNLETAYSRFFKGLAKFPRFKKRSNKQSFRVPQHFSITEESKLKLPKMTPIKMVIHREIEGEIKSVTITKTASGKYYASIVTELEISKAPLNGEKIGLDLGLKDFVITSKPEKFPNPRYFQRSLRRLKIRQRRLSRKVKDSNNRNKARVRVAKIHEKVANQRLDYQHKISLKLTNENQVISCEDLNIKGIVKNRKLAKQISDVAWGQFLTLLEYKGDIYGCEIKRVDRFFPSSKRCSNCGYIKEDLTLKDREWTCRECHAHHDRDINACWNLLQFSDGYIEQEVSESTPNQTVEMQCIKSVSS; translated from the coding sequence ATGGGTAATAAAACGTATCGATTCAGGTTGTATCCCAATCAAGAGCAGCAACAATTCTTAGCTAAATGCTTTGGCTGTTCAAGGTTTGTGTACAACTATTTTTTGCGCTTAACTACCGATATCTACACCGACTGCCAGAAAAGTTTGCGTTACAAAGAATGGGCTAAATTACTAACATCTTTAAAAAAGGAATTTGAATGGCTAAACGAGGTTAATTCTCAAGCCTTGCAGCAAACTCTTAAAAACTTAGAAACCGCTTACTCTCGCTTTTTTAAAGGATTAGCTAAATTCCCTAGGTTTAAAAAACGCTCAAATAAGCAGTCTTTTCGAGTGCCTCAACATTTTTCAATCACTGAAGAAAGCAAACTTAAATTACCGAAAATGACCCCGATTAAAATGGTCATTCATCGAGAAATTGAAGGGGAAATTAAAAGTGTAACCATTACGAAAACCGCATCAGGTAAATATTATGCCTCTATTGTTACTGAATTAGAAATCTCTAAAGCTCCTTTAAATGGAGAAAAAATTGGACTTGATCTAGGATTAAAAGATTTCGTGATTACGTCTAAGCCTGAAAAATTCCCTAATCCCCGTTATTTCCAACGTTCGTTAAGACGGTTAAAAATTAGACAAAGGAGGTTAAGTCGCAAAGTCAAAGATTCTAACAACAGGAATAAAGCCAGAGTTAGAGTAGCTAAGATTCATGAAAAAGTTGCTAACCAAAGATTAGACTATCAACATAAAATAAGTCTCAAACTAACTAACGAAAACCAAGTTATTAGTTGTGAGGACTTAAACATTAAAGGGATAGTCAAAAATCGAAAATTAGCCAAGCAAATAAGCGACGTAGCATGGGGACAATTCTTAACTCTTTTAGAATACAAAGGGGATATCTATGGCTGTGAAATTAAGCGAGTTGATAGATTCTTTCCGAGTTCTAAGAGATGCTCTAACTGTGGGTATATCAAAGAAGATTTAACCCTAAAAGATAGAGAATGGACTTGTCGGGAATGTCATGCACATCATGACAGAGATATTAATGCTTGTTGGAATTTGCTGCAATTTTCCGACGGATATATAGAGCAGGAAGTGTCCGAATCTACGCCTAACCAAACTGTTGAAATGCAGTGTATCAAGAGCGTTAGTTCTTGA
- the rpoD gene encoding RNA polymerase sigma factor RpoD has product MTQANDLLTLTEPQIDLPFFIDPDEGEEIELMTDEALDEVMANPEGKKTRKLSASRRRDPNKKKPYTEDSIRIYLQEIGRIRLLRAEEEIELARKIADLLELERIREKMTEHMGRFPTDLEWSQAINMEWHAFQRRLYLGRKAKDKMVHSNLRLVVSIAKKYMNRGLSFQDLIQEGSLGLIRAAEKFDHEKGYKFSTYATWWIRQAITRAIADQSRTIRLPVHLYETISRIKKTTKILSQEMRRKPTEEEIATRMEMTIEKLRFIAKSAQLPISLETPIGKEEDSRLGDFIEADGENPEDEVSKNLLREDLENVLDTLSPRERDVLRLRYGLDDGRMKTLEEIGQIFNVTRERIRQIEAKALRKLRHPNRNSILKEYIR; this is encoded by the coding sequence ATGACGCAGGCTAATGACCTACTAACCCTTACAGAGCCTCAAATCGATTTACCCTTCTTCATCGATCCCGATGAAGGCGAAGAAATAGAGCTAATGACTGATGAGGCTCTTGACGAGGTAATGGCTAACCCAGAAGGGAAAAAAACCCGAAAGCTTAGTGCTTCTCGCCGCCGCGATCCCAACAAGAAAAAGCCTTATACAGAAGACTCCATTCGGATTTACCTCCAAGAAATCGGTCGCATTCGACTATTGCGCGCGGAAGAAGAGATTGAACTGGCGCGTAAAATTGCGGATTTACTGGAATTAGAGAGAATCCGCGAAAAAATGACCGAACACATGGGACGCTTCCCCACGGATCTCGAATGGTCACAGGCGATCAATATGGAGTGGCACGCTTTTCAGCGTCGTCTCTATCTGGGGCGCAAAGCCAAGGACAAAATGGTCCATTCTAACCTGCGTCTAGTGGTTTCGATTGCCAAAAAATACATGAATCGGGGGTTATCTTTTCAAGATTTAATTCAAGAAGGTTCCCTGGGCTTAATTCGGGCGGCTGAAAAGTTTGACCACGAAAAAGGGTATAAGTTTTCGACTTACGCCACTTGGTGGATTCGTCAAGCCATTACCAGAGCGATCGCTGATCAATCCCGTACGATTCGTCTCCCAGTACACCTGTACGAAACCATCTCTCGGATTAAGAAAACCACCAAGATTCTCTCCCAAGAGATGCGCCGAAAACCGACAGAAGAGGAAATTGCGACTCGCATGGAGATGACCATCGAAAAGTTACGGTTTATTGCTAAATCCGCCCAATTACCCATATCCCTTGAAACCCCCATTGGTAAGGAAGAAGATTCCCGCCTGGGGGATTTTATTGAGGCTGATGGGGAAAACCCTGAAGATGAGGTGTCGAAAAATCTCCTACGCGAAGATCTCGAAAATGTCCTCGATACCCTTAGTCCACGGGAACGGGATGTGCTGCGGTTGCGGTACGGGTTAGACGATGGACGAATGAAAACCCTCGAAGAAATTGGACAGATCTTTAATGTTACCCGTGAGAGAATCCGTCAAATTGAGGCTAAAGCACTACGAAAGCTCCGTCATCCCAACCGCAATAGTATTCTTAAAGAATACATTCGGTAA
- a CDS encoding divergent PAP2 family protein — translation MQDFEAILHNPILSASLLACFSAQGLKVIIELLRNGKINPRFFVSTGGMPSSHSALVGALATGVGLTVGWESPEFAIASLFAVIVMYDAAGVRQAAGKQARILNQILDEFFHDGHHLNEERLKELLGHTPFQVFVGLAWGIVISVLALPAL, via the coding sequence ATGCAGGATTTTGAGGCTATTTTGCACAATCCCATCTTGTCAGCATCCCTGCTGGCCTGTTTTTCGGCTCAAGGATTAAAAGTGATTATCGAATTATTACGCAACGGTAAAATTAATCCTCGCTTTTTCGTGTCCACTGGCGGAATGCCTAGCTCCCATTCAGCCTTAGTGGGAGCATTGGCCACAGGGGTCGGCTTAACCGTCGGTTGGGAAAGTCCAGAATTTGCGATCGCCTCCCTGTTTGCTGTGATTGTTATGTACGATGCAGCCGGCGTTCGTCAAGCCGCCGGAAAACAAGCCCGTATTCTCAATCAAATCCTTGATGAGTTTTTTCACGATGGCCACCACTTAAACGAAGAACGTCTTAAAGAACTCCTCGGACACACCCCCTTTCAAGTCTTTGTTGGCTTGGCTTGGGGAATTGTTATTTCTGTCTTAGCCCTACCAGCTTTGTAA
- the crtE gene encoding geranylgeranyl diphosphate synthase CrtE produces MVTTGETLVTQQETSNFDLASYLKDKQQLVEAALDRSLAITRPETIYEAMRYSLLAGGKRLRPILCLTTCELLGGTLEMALPTACALEMIHTMSLIHDDLPAMDNDDYRRGKLTNHKKYGEDIAILAGDGLLAYAFEYAATQTRNVDPHNLINVLGRLGRTVGPAGLVGGQVLDLESEGKPDITVDTLKFIHTHKTGALLETSVVSGAILAGGSTEDIQRLSQYAQNIGLAFQIIDDILDITSTQEELGKTAGKDLRDQKATYPSLWGLEESKKQAQNLVSGAIAQLTPYGNKAEPLRAIANFIVTRNN; encoded by the coding sequence ATGGTCACAACAGGCGAAACCCTTGTGACGCAGCAAGAAACATCAAATTTCGACCTTGCGTCCTATCTCAAAGATAAACAACAGCTAGTTGAAGCAGCATTAGACCGCTCTCTTGCTATTACCCGTCCCGAAACAATCTATGAAGCGATGCGTTACTCCCTATTGGCAGGGGGGAAGCGACTAAGACCGATTCTCTGCTTAACCACCTGTGAACTCCTTGGAGGCACTCTCGAAATGGCACTGCCAACAGCTTGTGCCTTAGAAATGATTCATACGATGTCTTTAATTCACGATGACCTGCCCGCGATGGACAACGATGACTATCGCCGAGGTAAGTTAACGAATCATAAGAAGTATGGAGAAGATATCGCTATTTTAGCCGGAGATGGTCTATTAGCCTATGCCTTTGAATACGCAGCCACCCAAACCCGCAATGTAGACCCTCATAATCTTATCAACGTTCTTGGCCGTTTGGGTCGTACCGTCGGTCCGGCCGGATTAGTCGGAGGCCAAGTACTCGACCTAGAATCAGAAGGGAAACCCGATATTACCGTAGATACCTTGAAATTTATTCATACCCACAAAACCGGAGCCCTGCTCGAAACCTCAGTGGTTTCTGGGGCAATTTTAGCCGGGGGCTCCACTGAAGATATTCAACGTCTATCTCAATACGCCCAGAATATCGGCTTAGCTTTCCAAATAATCGATGACATTTTAGATATTACTTCCACTCAAGAAGAATTAGGCAAAACCGCCGGAAAAGATCTTAGAGACCAAAAAGCAACCTATCCTAGTCTTTGGGGACTCGAAGAATCTAAAAAACAAGCCCAAAATTTGGTTAGTGGCGCGATCGCTCAATTAACCCCCTATGGCAATAAAGCGGAACCCCTAAGGGCGATCGCTAATTTTATCGTCACCCGCAATAACTAA
- a CDS encoding DUF6825 family protein yields MSNPVLHAFFLGRAFAEVLSEKIEDSLTNALSELGKFDAEQREHLRQFIEEVQARAQVDVTQGSTATSSSGEDSPTDLQETIDDLRAEIARLKAELKNYRAQKA; encoded by the coding sequence ATGAGTAATCCTGTCCTCCATGCCTTTTTCCTCGGTCGAGCCTTTGCTGAAGTCCTCAGCGAGAAAATTGAAGACAGTTTGACCAATGCCCTCAGCGAATTGGGCAAATTTGACGCAGAACAGCGCGAACACCTGCGGCAATTTATCGAAGAAGTCCAAGCCAGGGCTCAAGTCGATGTCACCCAAGGCAGTACAGCCACCAGTTCCTCTGGAGAAGACTCCCCTACTGACTTACAAGAAACCATCGACGATCTCAGAGCCGAAATTGCCCGTCTCAAAGCGGAATTAAAGAATTATCGTGCTCAAAAAGCTTAA
- a CDS encoding ABC1 kinase family protein, with translation MTESESTRKYRWNREKYSVVRRQIDIWRFVLLLWGQFWINGKKWSYKGGYSEENLAIRRQKQAVWIRENLLSLGPTFIKVGQLFSTRADLFPSEYVAELSKLQDEVPAFSYEQVASIIEGDLGKPLPKLYRNFDPIPIAAASLGQVHKAQLHSGEEVVVKVQRPGLKQLFTIDLAILKRIAQYFQNHPKWGKGRDWSGIYEECCRILWLETDYLNEGQNADTFRRNFRGEDWVKVPRVYWRYTSPRVLTLEYMPGIKISHYESLEAAGLDRKILAKLGAKAYLYQLLNSGFFHADPHPGNIAVSTDGALIFYDFGMMGRINTNVRERLMDTLFGITQKDGDRVVSSLIALGALSPTEDMGPVRRSIQFMLDNFMDKPFEEQSVSQISDDLYEIAYGQPFRFPATFTFVMRAFSTLEGVGKGLDPEFNFMEVAQPFALQLITDMNGNTATSILDELGRQAAQVGNTALALPQRIEETIEKLDRGDIRVRVRSVESDRLLRRLSLMQMTTNYTILITGLLVSATLLFVNGSTSIAIAVMIVILAPAWALFRLLRRVDRLDRTF, from the coding sequence GTGACCGAATCAGAAAGTACGAGAAAATACCGTTGGAATCGGGAAAAATACTCCGTTGTCCGTCGCCAAATTGATATTTGGCGGTTTGTGCTACTTTTGTGGGGACAATTCTGGATTAACGGTAAAAAGTGGAGTTACAAAGGAGGCTATAGCGAAGAAAATTTAGCCATCCGACGACAAAAACAAGCGGTTTGGATCAGAGAAAACCTCCTGAGTCTCGGTCCGACCTTCATCAAAGTGGGTCAGTTATTCTCCACCCGCGCTGATCTATTTCCCAGTGAATACGTCGCGGAATTGTCCAAACTACAAGATGAAGTCCCCGCGTTTAGCTACGAACAAGTCGCCAGCATTATTGAAGGAGACTTAGGGAAACCTCTCCCAAAACTCTACCGTAACTTTGATCCCATCCCCATTGCTGCTGCTAGTTTAGGACAAGTCCACAAAGCGCAACTCCATTCAGGAGAAGAAGTGGTCGTTAAAGTCCAGCGTCCGGGTCTTAAACAACTCTTTACTATCGATTTAGCTATCCTCAAGCGCATCGCCCAATATTTCCAAAATCATCCCAAATGGGGCAAAGGAAGGGATTGGTCAGGGATTTATGAAGAATGTTGTCGCATTCTGTGGCTAGAAACCGATTACCTGAACGAAGGGCAAAATGCCGATACCTTTCGCCGCAATTTTCGCGGAGAAGATTGGGTTAAAGTGCCTAGGGTGTATTGGCGTTATACCTCCCCGCGTGTCCTAACCTTGGAATATATGCCAGGGATCAAAATTAGTCACTACGAAAGCCTCGAAGCGGCTGGATTAGATCGGAAAATTTTGGCTAAATTGGGCGCAAAAGCTTATTTATATCAATTACTTAATAGTGGGTTTTTCCATGCTGACCCCCATCCAGGGAATATCGCCGTTAGCACCGATGGAGCCTTAATTTTTTACGATTTCGGCATGATGGGACGCATTAATACCAACGTCCGTGAACGGTTAATGGATACCCTCTTTGGCATTACTCAAAAAGATGGCGATCGCGTGGTATCATCCTTAATCGCTTTAGGAGCCTTAAGTCCCACCGAAGACATGGGACCGGTGCGTCGTTCTATCCAGTTTATGCTGGATAATTTCATGGACAAACCCTTTGAAGAACAGTCCGTGAGTCAAATTAGCGACGATTTGTACGAAATCGCCTATGGTCAGCCCTTTCGCTTCCCCGCAACCTTTACCTTTGTCATGCGGGCGTTTTCGACTCTAGAAGGGGTAGGCAAGGGATTAGACCCCGAATTTAACTTTATGGAAGTGGCACAACCCTTTGCTCTACAACTTATAACCGATATGAATGGCAATACGGCAACCAGTATTCTTGATGAATTGGGACGACAAGCGGCTCAAGTGGGTAACACCGCTTTGGCTTTACCGCAACGCATTGAGGAGACCATAGAAAAATTAGATCGGGGGGACATTCGGGTACGAGTCCGTTCGGTAGAATCGGATCGTCTCCTCCGTCGTCTCAGTTTGATGCAAATGACGACAAACTACACCATTTTGATCACTGGATTGTTGGTATCGGCAACACTTTTATTTGTTAATGGATCAACCTCGATCGCAATAGCCGTTATGATAGTAATATTGGCTCCAGCTTGGGCACTTTTTCGCCTCCTGCGCCGTGTCGATCGCTTAGATCGAACCTTTTAA